TATGCATTGAGCTTTAAAAGGCTCTGAGGCTTTGcaatattctgaaaattaaaataaataaataaataaataaatagagttcctgttgtggcgcagcggatcacgaacctgactagtatccaagaggatgcgggttcgatccctggccttgctcagtgggtcagagatcctgtgttgtcctgagctgtggtgtaggtcgcagacgcggctcagatcccgtgttgctgctgtggctcaggtgtaggccggcggctgtaactctgattcgactcccttgcctgggaacctccatatgccatgtatgtggcctaaaaaaaaaaaaaaaaaaggctctgaggCTAAGAAAGCGTTGAAAACCCTTACCAGGGAGATGGGCTCAGGGCAGCCCAAGGCGGGGAGGTAGGGGGGTTCGATGGGGAGGAGCAGCCGGTCCTGCCTCACGCCCTGCTTGGCCGCCGCAGCTTCCCAGTCTCCGACGGCTCCAGCCACTTCGTGCGGCTCTACACGGAGCCGCTGCTGGTGAACCTGCCCACCCCGGACTTCAGCATGCCCTACAACGTCATCTGCCTCACGTGCACCGTGGTGGCCGTGTGCTACGGCTCCTTCTACAATCTCCTCACCCGAACCTTCCACATCGAGGAGCCCAGAACGGGCGGCCTGGCGAAGCGGCTGGCCAACCTGATCCGGCGCGCCCGGGGCGTCCCGCCGCTCTGAGACCCCGCACGCCGCCCGGCTGCCGCATCTCCCTGTCTTGCTGCCACCTGCTCTCCGCAGAGGTGGCTTCGGAACCACATGGACCCCTGGACTGGGCCAGGGCCCAGAGCTGCACTGTGCAGTGCGGGAAGCATGAGCGGAGACATGGCATTTGACTTTAATTTAAATTGAAAGTGCGTTTCCTCAGCTGttccagccacatttcaagggctcgGTCACCAAAACTGATGAGTGACCGCTGTACCGGCGGCTCGACAAGTGTTTCCATCATCCCAGAAGGTTCTGTGGGTCAGCCCTGGCCTGGATCACTGGGCAAGCTCAAGAATTGGTTATCACTGTGTGGGAGGTGGAATTTACTGGTTGTGGAATAAAAAGTGTCTACATCCTTGGTTCTTTGCCTCCTGTCCTTGAGGCCTGGGAGGCGCTGGGGACTAGGGCTTGTTTGCTGGGTTCCTGAACAGGACCTTCCACAACCAACCAACAGAAAGACAACCAAGCAACCAAATAAAACTCGCCTACCTCCTGCCACTCCTGCCAGCAGCTCCCCCTGTGTCctgcttccctcttcccccaccaACCTCATCTCACTGTAATTCCCAGAACTCCCTGGGTTTGTCTGGGAGTGTTTATGTCAGCATCTCCATGACCGTGAAAGTGAATCATCTTGTGCCTTTTAGGAGCCCTGAGAACCATCCCCTATCTCCAAGGCTGGGGCTGGAGAGACAGAAAAGCTCCGGGTGGTGGTTTTCCAACCAAACTGTATTGGAATCATTTGGGGCTCCTGTGAATTAATGAGGATTCCTGAGGTCCAGGCCCTGTGAAGTCAGTTGGGCTGGGTGTAGCCCAGCCTTCAGCGATTTTTATCAGGCCCCTCAGGAGCTTGTGTTGTGGGTGGTCCCTAGACCACCCACTGGCTTTGAAGGCCTTGGATTGAAGCCTGCTGCTGCCCACCCCTTCCGGGTTGTATAACCCTGGATTCCTGTAAATCAAGTCCTTAGGCAGAtgtctgccctgccccctcctcctgtctcttcctctgaCAACACTTGGCATCCACTATATGTTACTTACGGTCTGGGTCTGccacccctccttcccccacttcttttttttttttttttagggccacaccagcagcatatggaggttcccaggctagaggcggaactggagctacagctgcccacctacgccacagccatagcaatgccagatctgagcatcgtctgcaaactgcaccacagctcacagcaacgccagatccttaacccactgagcgaggccagggatcaaacctgaaaccttgtggttcctggccggattcgtttccgctgtgccatgacgggaactccctttcccccACCTCTCCCGTCATAATCATTTGGTTGGCTTGTCCACCAAACAGCATGCCCTGTGCCACCCACCACACTCCCCCCTCAACTGCCAGGTTCACTCTGGTTTATAAGACCAGGGGAGATgttgcttcctccaggaagtcttccctgatacACCAAGCTGCTGTGTGTGCCCTTCCCCTCCCTAGACTTAGCTTTCGTGTTCATTATCACCCTGGCTGTTACAGTCCTTTACTTCCATTAGACTAGGAGCTTCCTGGAGGCACATGGGTTGCTGTCCATCTGGACCTGACTGTGCTCAGGAcaagtaagtgctcaataaataaagtCAACTGTATGGATGGGTGTGGGCTATTCTGGCTTGGGGTCTAAGGTCTAGAGGTAGTGATGGGTAGGGCGAGGGGCTCTCTGGAAACCCTACAAGTCTGAGTGCAGAGTCTAACAGCAGTACTGGCCATGTCTACACAGCCAACATAGATGGGGCTGTTTGGGTTACCTCTGAAGGTCTTACAAGAGCCTCTAGAACATACCAGGGACGTCCGTGGGAAGGGAGGTGGTGTGGGTGAGCTAGTCCAGACTGGGCATAGGCAGCTGGATCAAGATGGGTTTACTCCAGATTACTTCCAAGCAATAAATCAATGGGGTATAAGTGAGATAAGTGGATTATCTGAAGCAAAGTGGCCTGGGCAGCCTGCATGGCGCTCGCTCGGTGTCTGCCAAGTCAGAAGAGTACAGAATTGCGGCCTTTTATACCCCAGCCAAGTCCATACCTAGCCATGCCCTCCCATCATGTCCTGTGTGATCTGTGAGCAGGCAGCTCCCTGTATCTGCAGTCTAGACCTCCTCCTGAATTCGATTCATTTACCCAGCTGCCTACGTGCCGTCTCCACCTGGATGTCTAAAGGCATCTCAAATTCAGTGTCTCCTAAACCAGGCCTCTGCCGTCTCCACCCCACGCCAACATGCCCCCGTAGCTGGCTCGTATCTGCTAATGGCAATGCTCGTCTTTCCAGTTGCCCAGGTCAGAAACCTCAGGCTCAACCTTGAGCCTTCTCTCTCATCCCCATTGGGCCCTATCAATAAATTTGTctgctctaccttcaaaataaatccagaatCCACCATcaagttatccatgaggacttcctggccacactgatttttttttttttcatttttgtccacTTCAAGGCATGAGgacttctgggccagggatcagatccaagccagtaTTTCGACCTATGCTGTAGCGGCAGCAACACTGTGTCCTTTAatctgggcaggggattgaacctgtgtcctggtgctgcagagatgctgctgatcttgtgccacagagggaacgcccgtactgattttattttattttaaaaaattattattattatttgctttttagggccgcacccaaagcatatggaggttcccaggctaggggtcttaattggagctacagctgccagcctacgtcacagccacagcaacgcaggatctgagctgtgtttgaaacccacaccacagctcacggcaacgccagatccttaacccattgagtgagtccagggatcaaacctgcaacttcatggttcctagtcaggttcatttcctctgtgccatgatgggagctcctgattttatttatttatttattttctgtttttagggccacacccaaagcatatggaagttcccaggctagtggtcaaatcagagctgtcgctgctggcctacaccacagccacagcaacgtgggatccaagccatgtctgcgacctacaccacagttcacggcaacagcggatccttaacccactacgcaagaccagagatcaaacctgcatcttcacggataatagttgggttcattaccactgagccacaacaggaaccaccCACACTGATTTTAAATTGCTGCTCCAGCCACCAGCTCACCACTTGCCTATTGTATTTTCCCTGTAGCTCTTACCACCATCTAACATGCTTTGTTTGTGTCTTGTTTATTAATTATTAAGCTCATCTATGGTGTAAAGTACCTTTTGTGTTATcgtttttaaaagatttaggagttctcctcgtggctcagtggttaacgaatctgactaggatccaccaggatgcgggtttgatccctggccttgtgcagtgggttaaggatccagcattgccctgagctgtggtgtaggtttcagacatagctcaaatccagtgctgctgtggctgtggtgtagactggccgctgtagctccgattcgacccctagcctgggaactcctaaatgccaagggtacggccctaaaaagcaaaaaaaaaaaaaaaaaaggatttattgcAAGGACAGTTAGAATGTAGGAGAGTAAAATAATGAATTCTAAAGGAATTAAGAATCacatagagttcccactgtggtgaagtgggttaagaatctgatggcagtggcttgggttgctgtagagctggcctggcacagtgggttcaaggatctggctttgccacagctgcagcagagctcacagctgcagctcagcttcagtccctggccccagaacatccatatgccattggtgcagccatgaaaaaaaaaaaatccaataaagagCAAAAACCTTTGGTGACTCAGTTCAGGCCAGCTAGGGGGGCAGTACATGACAGGGATGGGCCAAATTTCTCCAGGAggagaaataattattaattatgcATAGTAATTAATAATTAAGGGCcaggatttttgtcttttgtacctGGCACTTAGTTACGGCCACGCTCAGTTAATCTTCCAGATTCAATCTCTGGGTAACTGTTAAGAACATGAAAGGGAGTggggaaataaagggaaaagcaTGCTctttgtcgtgtgtgtgtgtgtgtgtgtgtgtgtgtgtgtgtgtgatttaagCATTTCAGGGCTTGGATAAAGCACAAAGGTCCATGCAGCTTTGGATCCCTCCTTGAGCCTAGGGCTAGCTGGCTATTCAGTATGTTTTTCCTGATTTCACCCGGTCTAGACTGGCTCCTGGGCAATAGGACAGCTGAAGGGTAGGGGGTGGGAAAGGCACACAGGGGTACCAGTAACAccaccaagggcagggatctagtCTGGGAATCCCAGGCTCTGGCTTCTAGTATTGCTATTTGAGTTGCGGCAGGAGTTTCCCCTTGAGTGAAGGACAGTGGCTGGACTAGATGCAGGACAAGAGAAGAGGGTTTCCGGGGGGAGTTGGCATGGTGGTCAGGGCAGGCCCCATCCAATATCCGAAAATGTATGTAACAAGGGaatatcatttaatctttaaCAGGACGGAAATTCTGAGCCAGGCTACAGCATGGCTGTACCTGGAGGACATTCCGCTAGTGAAATAAACcggtcacaaaaggacaaatactgtgtgagtCCCCTTATATGAGGTTCCTAGAGCAGCCAagctcacagagacagaaattagaGTGGTGGtggccgggggctgggggggtgggggtgggcgggaatggagaggtaatttttttttttttttttttggtctttttgccatttcttgggccactcctgcggcatatggaggttcccaggctaggggtcaaatcagagctgtagccgccagcctacactagagccacagcaatgaaggatccacaGCAATGAAGGTTGCAATGaagaacctacaccacagctcacggcaacgccggaaccttaacccactgaggaaggccagggatcgaacccacaacctcatggttcctagtcggattcattaaccactgagccacaacgggaactcctgaagaggtaatttttatttttatttttatatctatgtatctgtctatccatctatctagctatttatttttctagggctcaacctgaagcatatggaagttcgtgggctaagggttgaatcagagccgcaggtgccagcctacgccacagccacagcatcaccggatccgagccacattttcaacctacgctgcagcttgtggccatgccggatccttaactccctgaacgaggccagggatccaacctgcatcctcatggatgctaagttgggttcttaacctgctgagccacaacggaaacatGCCGAGATAATTTTTAATGGGTAGGAAGTTTCAGTTTGGAAAGGTAAAGTCATTCTGGAGACAGGTGGTGGGGATGCTAGCACCACAGCGTGAGGGCCACTCACTGGTCCATTTAGAAATGGTTAAAAGGCACGTTTCATGGGTATATATTTTAGCACAATTGTTCAAATATGTAAAATTCTCATTTTCCGAGTATCCCtctgggtggggagaggtgggctACCCTGCTGACCAAGATTCCATGAACTTCCACCCCGCATCACACGCCCCTAGGACATGGTTCCTACTGGACAGGAAGAACTTTCCCGGTCATCCTGGCGCCCCAGGCAGGAAAGAGCAGCAGGCCAGAACCCGGGGACAGACAGGCAAAGTCCCCACATTTTTCCATGAGGATCTCCTGGTGATAAGGGACcttgtgtcttttgtccttatcTTTATCTTAGGGACACAGGACAATGAGGGCCTGAAGAAAGTAGGATGGGGGTGACTAGGTTTGGTTGCCcttgtggctgtgggctgtgttTGAGGCCAGGCCCAGAGCCCTCGTCGGAAGGCTTTAGACCATGTCAACTTTAACCATTTTATTGACTCAGTCCCGGAGGGTTACAACATGGGCTCAGAACGGGGTATCCACGCAGGAAGGGCAGCTGAACCAGCTCTCGGTCAAGGCCTGGGGAAGCGCAGGTGTCCTCGTCAGCCATTCTTTACCTTGGTGTCTGGAATGGAGATGGCACTTAGCCCCCCTCTTGGCTGGCCTGCTGGTGGCCTAGAACCAGAGCCGTCAAGCTGGATTCCTTAGCCAGCTGCTTCAACAGCCACCATCCTGGGGTCTCATTTCCGTCACCTCCCACATGATCCCTGCTACAAGCACGTTCAAGACCCCCTGGGAAGGCTAAGCTGCCACTTCCCCTTTGCCAGCCCCACGTGTATTTTGAAAGGGCTTACTACGATAACCAGTATTCCCTCTATTTTTACCATCCGTGCCAACCAGCAGCCATAGCCTTGCTATCTACCCTCCAGCACCCTCcttaccaccatcaccacccctcCGGGACACGGTCTCTTATTCCCATCATCTCATCATCCCCGACTCCCACGTTAGCATCATCATCTGCATCACTGCCGGCATCCTCCCCACCACCCTCTCCCTTCACCCATCCCTCAGCCTATCCCCCCCATTCCTCTTCCTGCTTCTATCGGAGGACTCACCAGGGGGGTTGCAGACCCTCCGACAGATCGCTGTGGTCTCAAAATTGTTGGCGTTTCCCTGACAACCACCGTACATAAAGAGCTCACACTCAGCGGACGTAGAGTTGTAGAAGTATCGGCGCAAAGAGGCTTTGCAGGGGCCCCCCACTGGGGGGAGCTGGCACAGGGCAGGGGGCGTTTGGAACAACTCCTGGGAGGCCTCTTGCTTGAGACTGGCTGCAAGGGTAAGGAAGAACAGGACTGTCACTTAGgtgtcatttttttgtctttttaaggctccacctgcagcatatggaaattcccaagataggggttgaatcggagcggccgctgccggcctacgccacagccatggcaatggcaacacgggatcagagctgcatctacggcctatgctgcagcttgcagcaatgctggctccttaacccaccgagcgaggccagggatcaaacgcacatcctcatggattctagtagggttcttaatacgctgagccacaaggggaactcccacgtATGTGTCCTTTTAATAAACTgataattctttcttttcccagcaCCTGTTCTACACCAGGCACCCTCCTAGGCGTGTGCCATACTTGGCATCATTTCAACAACCCAGCAGAGATGGTATGGCTATCCCTActtcacaaatgaagaaactgaggctcagagaggtttggGAATTTACTAAAACTCATAAAACCTGCAGGTTGAGGcctgggatttaaacccagatcCAATTTCAAGTCCCAAGTTCTGTACCCTACGGCCTCTCATAACTTGACATCAAGATGTTTGCTGTAGCTTCATTTATAATCACAAAAAATCatactttggaaaaaatgttcacCAATAGGGAATCGATGGGCCATTATGCAGTCCCTAGAAAGCAGCGTGTGGATTATATGGATCAACATGGAGAGAGTCCATTAActtttgttgaataaaagaatCAAGTTCCAAAACAGGAGATCTAgcggagtccccttgtggcacagggggttgaggatctggtgttgccaccgtagcagcttgggttgctgctgtggcgtatgttcagtccctggcctgggaacttccacatgccatggccaacatccccccgcccccttaacaacaacagcaaaacaaaatagGAGATCTGGCACGTCCTGTgggtataaaatatatgtataaacacgCAGGGTGATGATGGGAAgattattccttggtatttttagagcagttatCTCTGGATGGTGGAATctcaagtgatttttattttctacaaattCTTTTTAGTATCATTTGAAGGACAATGAACAGGCATCATTTTTTATAACTAGGAAAAAGTTATTTACATGAATTGTCTTTAGTATCCCTGAGTAATCCACAACTAAAGTGACCAGCCTCTTTGACTGAATCACATGTTATTTTCACTCCTTTCTCATCTGGATCTGGCTAGCACACACAGTGATTTatcaaacagacacacacacacacacacacacacacacacacacacaccctcaatCATTAGACTTGGACACCCAGAACTTCGGTGTATCTTCTTATAGGATGCCACAAACACTACTTTGATAATTACATTTTCCCTAATAAGGCCAGCCTCCCTCAGGCAAATCAGCACGTGGGTCCACTCAGCTCTTTGGTACCATCTTGGGCATCCTCAATGCATGCCACACCGGCCACGCTGGGTAGACCAGGAGAAACATAACCTAGAATGGGGAAGAGGCCATTCTAGGAAGGGAATTTGAAGCCTTTTATTAAGGCAGCAATTTTCAGTGTTGGTTAGAACATTAGACCCTCTTggggaacttcaaaaaaaaaaaagtcccggagttcctgtcgtggcgcagtggttaacgaatccgactagggaccatgaggttgcaggttcagtccctgcccttgctcagtgggttaacgatccggcgttgccgtgagctgtggtgaaggttgcagatgcggctcggatcctgcgttgctgtggctctggcgtaggctggtggctacagctccaattggacccctagcctgggaacctccatatgctgtgggagtggccctagaaaagtcaaaaagacaaaaaaaaaaaaaaaaaaaaaaaaagtcccgaTGCCTAAGTTTCATCCCAGAGCAATTCAATCTGAATTTCTGAGCGTGAGACCCAGCGAGTCCTCATGGGAAATCTGTGTGCAGCCGGGTTCGAGAATCTGGCCTCCTTTTCACTGCagtatgaaaattaattttcttgcttGAGAGGAATTCTCGGGAGTAGGATTCTAGAGAGCAGGGTTGTCGGGGCTGTGTAAAATACTGGACCCGTTTTTAACATCACACATAAACatattgtttatcttttaaaaacaagcatATGTATAActttctgataaaaattaaaatttgggagttcctgttgtggcccagcagcttGAGGGCCCAACATCTtcctgtgaggacgtgggttcaatgcctggcctcactcagtgggctaaggatgcggcgttgctatgagctgtggtgtaggtcaaagatgcggctcggatcccccattgccacggctgtggctgtggcgtaggtctcagctgcagctccaattcgacccttaacccggaaacttccatatgccacaggtacagccgtaaaaagaaaaaaaaaattttaagcaaaaaaaatttaaaaatgtagtgAGGATGTTAGATAGACATCGGGGAGGTCTGGCCCCAGACTTTCCTGCGACGGGATGGTGACCACAGAAGGGCCCCTTCCCAGATCTAGAGCCTGCTTTCCTCCTGAGGTGGAACGACCACCTGGCCCCTTGGATCCAGCATCCCCCCACTCGGGGGGatccttttcccatcccctctgcTCACCTAAGGTCTTACCTGAGCTGGCCATGCCCGGCAGGCAGAGGGTGAGGCAAAGGGCAAGAGAGAGGCTGAGCTTCATGGTGTGAGTAGCTGCGTGTGCCAGTCTGATGCTGGGAAGCTGGAACTTATACCTGCCGTGGAAAGAGAAGAGCTTCTATTCCCTGGGCTTGAGGGAAGTACTTGCCTTTCCTTACGTGGAATAGGAAGCACCCTGGGCCAGGCGTGGGCCTGGGGGAACTGGATCTCCTCCCTGGAGGCAGTGCTGCTGGCCTTGGATGGGTTCTTCATGGCTATTGAGCAACTCCCTGAAGATGGTGCTTTCGCAGCATCTGGAAGGCCATCCCCGGTCTCATCTACTGCAGACTGAGTCCCCGTGATCTTGGACTAAAAAGTGACACTTTGGGGCCTCGGCTTCCCTATCCGTAAAGCAAGTGGGCTGGGCCACATGGTCCCTGAGGGCCCAGCACAGCTGTTCTCCATTCTGCTATTATTGGTTCCGATCCAGAGCCTCCCGGCTCGTGGTTTCAACATCCCAAGAGAGAGAACATAGCTCTCTgttcattggtttatttatttaatttgggaATAATGAGTTTATTGTTTCATATAAATCATCATACTTACTTTTAAAAGATCAAGCTATACCGAGCAGAATAAACAAGAGGCCAAATCTTTTCCCCCAAATTCTACCAAGGTGCTGAACGGTGGAGACAGAATGAAAGCCACAAAcagaatttgaaattttctagtagccctattttaaagagggaaaagaaagcgGTAAAATTCGTTTTAATAATAGTTTATTTAGAagctcccttgtggcttagtgggttaaggatccagggctgtcactgctgtggctctggtgactgcAGCGGTGAGGGTTCGACCCCCTTCTAACCACTTCCGGCAGCTTCCGcacgcctcaggtgtggcctccAAAAAGGTTTAACTCAATATATCCAAAAGAGTATAATTCCAACATATAATCAGCatgtaataaagattttttatgtagatttaaaaaataattctataaaaaCAAAGGGTTTATAGGTATTACTTTCCCTGAATTTGTGCATATTGTCTTTATCCTTCAAGGACAATTTGATGGGATAAAAAAAATCCTGGATCAGACTTTCTTTACCCGGAACAGTTGTGGCTATGGGACCATAAATTCTGCCATGGACTGTTACTATGAAGTGGCCTAAATGTTTTTCTCCCTAAGAGGTGGCTTTTTCCTACCTGAAAGCCTTAAGTCCTCTTTGCTTATCTTGGAGACAACTTATATTTTGGTATCACTCTGCATCATTTCGTGTACTGGaatatgaaatgttttttcttttctttccttccttcacttgcttgcttgcttgctttctctctttctttttttttttttttttgtctttttgccttttctacagccgcttccgaggcatatggaggttcccaggataggggtccaattggagctgtagccaccggcctacgccagagccacagcaacgcaggatccgagccgcatctgcaaccttcaccacagctcacagcaacgccgggtcctcaacccactgagcaaggccagggatcgaacccgcaacctcatggttcctagtcggattcgttaaccactgcgccacaacgggaactccatctttctctctttctctctttctttctccccccacccttttgGTCATACtcgcgtcatatggaagttcctaggccagggatcaaatttgagccgtatctgtgatctacaccacaaaaggcatccatgccagatccttaacccactgtgtcaggctggggatggaactggcaatgccacacagaggagccagatcgttaacctactgggccacatCAGGACCTCCTGAAATGCTTTTCCAATCTAGCGTGTTTTGTTTCAGGgggagcatatggagttcctgggccagggatcagatccaagccagttGTGACCTAGCAGATTATTTTCCCTCGTGCTTCAGTAGTTACTGAAAGCATCACCACTGCAGATggaaggggttttttttgtttgtttgatttttggttttttatggccctatgtggaagttctcagccaggaatccaccacagcagtgacaatgccgaatccttacctgccaagccaccaaggaactccagaggCAGAGGAATTTACATTCGAGCTTTGCCGTTGGCTATttgtgtgacctcagacaagttcTTTAATGTCTATGGACATAGTTTCTCTCTggaaaaaca
The sequence above is a segment of the Sus scrofa isolate TJ Tabasco breed Duroc chromosome 17, Sscrofa11.1, whole genome shotgun sequence genome. Coding sequences within it:
- the LOC100513767 gene encoding colostrum trypsin inhibitor-like produces the protein MKLSLSLALCLTLCLPGMASSASLKQEASQELFQTPPALCQLPPVGGPCKASLRRYFYNSTSAECELFMYGGCQGNANNFETTAICRRVCNPPDTKVKNG